Proteins encoded together in one Janthinobacterium tructae window:
- a CDS encoding M28 family peptidase, producing MQKLFSSLALTALAFSAHAAAGLPVVQEAPLRAHLAFLSNDLLEGRGTGQRGADLTVAYLETQAQMAGLRPVRGNSYRQSVQIAGVKSLPAESSLQALAGGKAVPLAFGPDWVWATGDSVAVHTFDAPLVFVGYGITAPEEGWNDFKGADVKDKIVVMMVNDPQATALDPNRFAGKALTYYGRWTYKFEEAKRQGAAGVLLIHTKPSASYDWSVVQNSWSGSERFQLADRTAGTPLQGWIAEDAARRLFAAGGQDLDALRAQAESKDFKAVALNAKLSGEMKSAVRKVEQFNIAGMVPGTDPALKDEAVIYSGHWDHLGKQGKDDEKAGDTIYNGAVDNASGTAGLLAMAQEAVKKPAKRTQIFLWVAAEEQGLLGSAAYAADPLWPLNKTAAALNLDSLNFVGATHDIGAQGSERTDLGAMAAATAKAMGMHIAAARPDLAGGYFRSDHFSFAKAGVPAFSINGGREYIKDVAASKAKAAAYGPRYHQVTDEYDASWDLSGMTQQAQFTLNLGQAVANAAKMPAWKAGDAFGKAREQAAK from the coding sequence ATGCAGAAGCTGTTTTCTTCCCTCGCCTTGACTGCGCTGGCGTTTTCCGCGCACGCCGCTGCCGGTTTGCCCGTGGTACAGGAAGCGCCCTTGCGCGCCCACCTGGCCTTCCTGTCCAACGATTTGCTGGAAGGCCGGGGCACGGGCCAACGGGGCGCCGACCTGACGGTGGCGTATCTGGAAACCCAGGCGCAGATGGCCGGTTTGCGCCCCGTGCGCGGCAACAGCTACCGCCAGAGCGTGCAAATCGCCGGCGTGAAGTCGCTGCCTGCCGAGAGCAGCCTGCAGGCGCTGGCCGGGGGCAAGGCCGTGCCGCTGGCGTTCGGCCCGGACTGGGTCTGGGCCACGGGCGACTCCGTTGCCGTGCACACCTTCGATGCGCCGCTGGTGTTCGTCGGCTACGGCATCACGGCGCCGGAAGAGGGCTGGAACGATTTCAAGGGCGCCGATGTCAAAGACAAGATCGTCGTCATGATGGTCAACGACCCGCAAGCCACTGCTCTTGATCCGAACCGCTTCGCGGGCAAGGCGCTGACTTATTATGGCCGCTGGACGTACAAATTCGAGGAAGCCAAACGCCAGGGCGCCGCTGGCGTCTTGCTGATCCACACGAAACCGTCCGCCTCGTACGACTGGAGCGTGGTGCAGAACAGCTGGAGCGGCAGCGAGCGCTTCCAGCTGGCGGATCGCACTGCCGGCACTCCCCTGCAGGGCTGGATCGCGGAAGACGCGGCGCGCCGTCTGTTTGCGGCCGGCGGGCAGGACCTGGACGCCTTGCGCGCGCAAGCGGAAAGCAAGGACTTCAAGGCCGTCGCCTTGAACGCCAAGCTGAGCGGTGAAATGAAATCGGCCGTGCGCAAGGTGGAACAATTCAATATCGCCGGCATGGTGCCAGGCACCGACCCGGCATTGAAGGATGAAGCCGTCATCTACAGCGGCCACTGGGACCATCTGGGCAAGCAAGGTAAGGATGACGAAAAAGCGGGCGACACGATTTACAACGGCGCCGTCGACAATGCCTCGGGCACGGCCGGCTTGCTGGCCATGGCGCAGGAAGCCGTCAAGAAACCGGCGAAGCGCACGCAGATTTTCCTGTGGGTGGCGGCCGAAGAGCAGGGTTTATTGGGCAGCGCCGCGTATGCGGCCGACCCGCTGTGGCCCCTGAACAAAACGGCGGCCGCGCTAAACCTCGATAGCTTGAATTTCGTCGGTGCCACGCATGATATCGGCGCGCAAGGCAGCGAGCGCACGGACTTGGGCGCGATGGCGGCGGCAACCGCCAAAGCCATGGGCATGCATATCGCTGCCGCGCGTCCCGACCTGGCCGGCGGCTATTTCCGCAGCGACCATTTCAGCTTTGCCAAGGCGGGCGTGCCCGCGTTTTCCATCAATGGCGGCCGCGAGTACATCAAGGACGTGGCGGCGTCGAAAGCCAAGGCGGCCGCGTATGGCCCCCGCTACCATCAAGTCACCGATGAGTACGATGCCAGCTGGGATTTGTCCGGCATGACGCAGCAGGCGCAATTTACGCTGAACCTGGGGCAAGCCGTGGCCAACGCGGCGAAAATGCCGGCCTGGAAGGCGGGCGATGCGTTTGGCAAGGCGCGCGAGCAAGCCGCGAAATAA
- a CDS encoding HDOD domain-containing protein — MDRLEVFKIIALQASKGELTFPANVKATLKLQEALDDPDCHIEAAARMVMAEPLLSARVVALANSAAYNRSGNEIANVRAAVSRLGFATLKSMVASVIVRQLGSQITDPQLRAKGAKLWEHTAHVAALSQVIARKVTHVDVETAMFAAIVHEVGGFYLLSRAEEYPGLLDDNTEDWIEYGEKLIGRGVLRQLQVPDMVLQAVEGMWHGGSPFPPRTLGATLVLANDLSPVGSPLHPPESAERRLAAAKIDFGIGGSTLHTILDESAEEIESLAAALLV, encoded by the coding sequence ATGGACAGACTGGAAGTATTCAAGATTATCGCGCTGCAAGCGAGCAAGGGCGAGCTGACGTTCCCCGCCAACGTCAAGGCCACCTTGAAGTTGCAGGAAGCGCTGGACGACCCCGATTGCCATATCGAAGCGGCCGCCCGCATGGTCATGGCCGAGCCGCTGCTGTCGGCGCGGGTCGTGGCCTTGGCCAACTCGGCCGCCTACAACCGTTCCGGCAATGAAATCGCCAATGTGCGCGCAGCCGTTTCGCGCCTGGGCTTTGCCACATTAAAGTCGATGGTGGCATCGGTCATCGTGCGCCAGCTGGGCAGCCAGATCACCGACCCGCAATTGCGCGCCAAGGGGGCCAAGCTGTGGGAGCACACGGCCCACGTGGCGGCGTTGAGCCAGGTGATCGCGCGGAAAGTCACGCATGTGGACGTGGAAACGGCCATGTTCGCCGCCATCGTGCACGAGGTGGGCGGCTTTTATCTGCTGTCGCGCGCCGAGGAATATCCGGGCTTGCTCGATGACAACACGGAAGACTGGATCGAATACGGCGAAAAACTGATCGGCCGCGGCGTGCTGCGCCAGTTGCAAGTGCCCGACATGGTCTTGCAGGCCGTGGAAGGCATGTGGCACGGCGGCAGCCCGTTCCCGCCCCGCACCCTGGGCGCGACCCTGGTGCTGGCCAACGATCTGTCGCCTGTTGGCTCGCCCCTGCACCCGCCGGAAAGCGCCGAGCGGCGCCTGGCGGCGGCGAAGATCGACTTCGGGATTGGTGGCAGCACCCTGCACACGATACTCGATGAATCGGCCGAAGAGATCGAATCGCTGGCGGCGGCCCTGCTGGTCTGA